A genomic segment from Nicotiana tabacum cultivar K326 chromosome 9, ASM71507v2, whole genome shotgun sequence encodes:
- the LOC107765027 gene encoding alpha carbonic anhydrase 7 yields the protein MEMLTRTNKILFLSFLFLASALLTRSHEVDDESEFTYDEESEKGPAHWGEIHTEWSMCNSGKLQSPIDLLNERVEVVSHLGRLRRSYKPSNSTLLNRGHDMMLRWEGGAGHIEINGTRYQLNQAHWHSPSEHTINGKRFDLEVHLVHESNDGKTAVVGIMYKIGRADSFLSKIEDDLKALAHTKGVERNIGIIDPKQVKLGSRKYYRYIGSLTVPPCTQDVVWTIVRKVRTVTREQMKLIREAVHDESETNSRPVQAANKRPIRLYRPNDPKQ from the exons ATGGAAATGCTTACAAGAACCAACAAAATCttgttcctttcttttcttttcctcgcAAGTGCATTGCTAACAAGATCTCATGAAGTTG ATGATGAAAGTGAGTTTACTTACGATGAAGAAAGTGAGAAGGGGCCTGCTCATTGGGGTGAAATTCACACAGAATGGAGTATGTGTAATTCAGGAAAATTGCAATCTCCAATTGATCTTTTGAATGAGAGGGTTGAAGTTGTATCTCATTTGGGAAGACTTCGTAGAAGCTACAAACCATCCAATTCTACTCTTTTGAATAGAGGACATGATATGATg TTAAGATGGGAAGGTGGTGCTGGACATATTGAGATAAATGGAACTCGATATCAACTCAATCAGGCTCATTGGCACTCACCTTCTGAACATACTATAAATGGAAAAAG GTTCGATTTGGAGGTTCATTTGGTTCATGAAAGCAATGATGGAAAGACTGCAGTGGTTGGAATTATGTACAAGATTGGAAGAGCTGATTCCTTCTTATCTAAG ATCGAGGATGATTTAAAGGCTCTAGCACATACAAAAGGTGTGGAGAGAAATATTGGAATTATTGATCCAAAACAAGTGAAGTTGGGTAGCAGAAAATATTACAGGTATATTGGCTCGTTGACTGTTCCTCCTTGTACTCAAGATGTTGTCTGGACTATTGTAAGAAAG GTGAGGACTGTTACAAGAGAGCAAATGAAACTAATTCGCGAGGCTGTTCATGAC gAATCTGAAACCAATTCAAGACCAGTCCAAGCAGCAAACAAACGACCTATCCGACTCTATCGACCAAATGATCCTAAACAATAA
- the LOC107765026 gene encoding lysM domain receptor-like kinase 4, with protein sequence MNFQWLLVVWFCFGSSYGQQFYDSTSCFSNITSPGTRYTCTSPKDSCQTFLIFRANQDFTTISDVSYLFGFSPDVLLTLNNVTSSSQILEIGREVIVPIQCSCLGKFFQANISYHAPTNTKFDDVACGVFEGLVKSITILEENISKKTNISDVNYDIKAGTELLVPLKCACPDKVFDVGLKYLVTYPFISGDDTGKVSEKFNISVEDIWGANHLSFNPTVYSNTTILVPLRGEPSINFSIHDSDPPTPDFLPTQMVAKSSKYLKLKKLYIAVSVVGFFLFAATLVACGLYIMAIRKFKAEKNRSSIHKSSVTSGSTPRNSPPTTTRSSTNSCLSPDLLAGIKYSLGEYNIDELKKATDNFSEGTKISDNVYKGCVDNAEVLIKKIRFEDTKQVIDVHSRINHVNIVKLRGVCYGEDDISGSYLVFEYPSNGTLRDCLSNSLASLSWHKRTQIAFDIATGLHYLHFCTIPPYTHMNINSKNIFLTPNWRAKLAVFGAKAVIGTTKEIGSLGGWIAPEHLVHGSVSEKVDIFAFGVVLLELISGKEDVDGNFLRDSITFLRGGANEGGCFEQLKIFIDSSLREDYPLAEALCLAVLAKACIEDDPFHRPSMDDIIKVLARMV encoded by the coding sequence ATGAATTTCCAATGGCTTCTAGTAGTTTGGTTTTGCTTTGGCTCAAGCTATGGCCAACAGTTCTATGATTCCACCTCATGTTTTTCTAATATCACTTCTCCAGGTACAAGATATACATGTACTTCTCCAAAGGATTCTTGTCAAACGTTCTTGATTTTTAGAGCTAATCAAGATTTCACAACAATCTCAGATGTTTCTTACTTATTTGGGTTTTCTCCTGATGTACTACTCACCTTAAACAATGTCACTTCGTCGTCGCAGATTCTTGAAATTGGTAGAGAGGTAATTGTTCCAATTCAATGTTCTTGTTTAGGTAAATTCTTTCAAGCTAATATTAGCTACCATGCACCTACAAACACGAAATTCGACGACGTTGCTTGTGGAGTTTTTGAAGGTCTAGTTAAATCCATAACAattttggaggaaaatatttccAAGAAAACCAATATTTCTGATGTCAATTATGATATCAAAGCTGGTACAGAGTTGCTTGTGCCTTTGAAATGTGCATGTCCTGATAAAGTTTTTGATGTTGGATTAAAGTACCTTGTCACATACCCTTTTATTTCAGGAGATGATACAGGAAAAGTAAGTGAAAAATTCAATATTTCTGTTGAAGATATATGGGGTGCTAACCATTTAAGTTTTAATCCAACTGTTTATTCAAACACAACAATTTTAGTTCCCTTAAGAGGAGAACCATCTATCAATTTCAGCATACATGATTCTGATCCTCCTACTCCTGATTTTCTACCAACACAAATGGTAGCAAAATCATCCAAATACCTGAAATTAAAGAAACTATATATTGCAGTGTCTGTTGTTGGTTTTTTCCTGTTTGCTGCAACTTTAGTTGCTTGTGGTTTATATATAATGGCCATAAGGAAATTCAAGGCAGAGAAAAATCGTTCTTCGATACATAAAAGCTCTGTTACTTCAGGTTCAACACCAAGAAATTCCCCTCCGACCACTACTAGAAGTTCCACGAATTCATGCTTATCACCTGATTTACTTGCAGGAATTAAGTACTCTTTGGGTGAGTACAACATAGATGAACTGAAAAAAGCGACGGATAATTTTAGTGAAGGAACTAAGATAAGTGACAATGTATACAAGGGTTGTGTTGATAATGCTGAAGTATTGATcaagaaaataagatttgaggacaCAAAACAAGTAATTGATGTACACTCAAGAATCAATCATGTTAATATTGTTAAGCTTCGAGGTGTTTGTTATGGTGAGGATGACATTTCAGGATCTTATCTTGTGTTTGAATATCCATCAAATGGCACATTAAGGGATTGTTTGTCAAACTCTTTAGCTTCTCTTAGTTGGCACAAAAGAACTCAAATTGCTTTTGACATTGCCACAGGGCTACATTACTTGCACTTTTGCACTATTCCACCTTATACACATATGAACATAAATAGCAAAAATATCTTCTTGACTCCGAATTGGAGGGCAAAGTTGGCTGTTTTTGGAGCAAAAGCTGTCATTGGAACGACGAAGGAAATTGGAAGTCTCGGCGGCTGGATTGCCCCCGAACATCTAGTACATGGCTCAGTGTCTGAGAAAGTGGACATTTTTGCGTTTGGGGTAGTATTACTCGAGCTCATATCGGGAAAAGAAGATGTAGATggaaattttttgagggattCAATTACATTTTTGAGAGGGGGAGCTAATGAAGGAGGATGCTTTGAACAATTGAAAATTTTCATTGATTCAAGCCTTAGGGAAGATTACCCTTTAGCAGAAGCATTATGTTTAGCTGTTTTAGCTAAAGCTTGTATTGAAGATGATCCTTTTCATAGGCCATCTATGGATGACATAATTAAAGTTCTTGCTAGAATGGTATGA